One Glycine max cultivar Williams 82 chromosome 3, Glycine_max_v4.0, whole genome shotgun sequence DNA window includes the following coding sequences:
- the LOC102660779 gene encoding uncharacterized protein, with the protein MSNGIILRQPGGSTNRRQPLQQRRPSKAATRVGEVVGGTAAECVAVCCCFPCGVANFLLLAIYKVPAGLCRRVLKKRRHQKMLKEGLRKPTRRHCSCGCCDDVSGSRIYPMCANDAVDVKRLCSTTTELDNNDDATRALEKEMWDQFYSTGFWRSSSNREVREVEEPSQIASSPS; encoded by the coding sequence ATGTCGAACGGTATAATTCTCAGGCAGCCAGGTGGGTCGACGAACCGGCGACAGCCGCTGCAGCAGCGGCGGCCCTCGAAGGCGGCGACGCGCGTGGGGGAGGTGGTGGGAGGCACGGCGGCGGAGTGCGTGGCGGTGTGCTGCTGCTTCCCCTGCGGCGTGGCGAATTTCCTTCTCCTGGCAATCTACAAGGTCCCCGCGGGGCTGTGCCGGCGAGTGCTGAAAAAACGGCGGCACCAGAAGATGCTGAAGGAAGGGCTGAGGAAGCCCACGCGCCGCCACTGCTCGTGCGGGTGCTGCGACGACGTTAGCGGGTCCAGAATATACCCCATGTGCGCCAACGACGCCGTTGACGTCAAACGGCTATGTTCGACGACGACGGAGCTTGATAACAACGATGACGCCACGCGCGCGCTCGAGAAAGAGATGTGGGACCAGTTTTACAGCACTGGGTTTTGGAGAAGTTCTTCTAACAGAGAAGTAAGAGAAGTAGAAGAACCCTCCCAAATTGCTTCAAGTCCAAGTTGA
- the LOC121174614 gene encoding uncharacterized protein: MEDSMRLGFMAVVAVSGSMAFSVHQVHKRSEKHQAKKKVRFAKEALRNNSCRKGDKMIKIRLQRIKAEEIWVMKNVQKWRHGPKEDMMPPNRAVLYKGIMKYRKRSI, encoded by the exons ATGGAGGACTCCATGAGATTAGGATTCATGGCTGTGGTTGCTGTATCTGGAAGCATGGCCTTCTCGGTTCATCAAGTCCATAAAC GATCAGAGAAACATCAAGCAAAGAAGAAGGTGCGGTTTGCAAAAGAAGCATTGAGAAACAATAGTTGTCGTAAAGGTGATAAAATGATTAAGATAAGGCTGCAACGGATCAAAGCTGAGGAAATTTGGGTGATGAAGAATGTTCAGAAATGGAGGCATGGGCCGAAAGAGGACATGATGCCTCCTAATAGGGCAGTTCTATACAAGGGAATTATGAAATATAGGAAAAGGAGTATTTAA
- the LOC100801495 gene encoding cell division cycle 20.2, cofactor of APC complex produces MDVGSWSSSPSKIKSRFSFQDRLFRRKNSQENLDRFIPNRSAMDFDYAHYMLTEGNKKGKEKENPVVTSPSREAYQKQLAEAFNMNRTRILAFKNKPRTPVELIPSSILNPPPPPPNSSKPRRYIPQSSEKTLDAPDILDDYYLNLLDWGSGDVLSIALGNTVYLWNASDSSTAELVTVDEEDGPVTSVAWAPDGRHVAIGLNNSHVQLWDSHASRLLRTLKGGHQARVGSLSWNNHILTTGGMDGRIVNNDVRVRHHIVESYRGHQQEICGLRWSPSGQQLASGGNDNVIHIWDRTMVSSNSPTHWLHRFEEHRAAVKALAWCPFQANLLASGGGGGDHCIKFWNTHTGACLNSVDTGSQVCALLWSKNERELLSSHGFTQNQLALWKYPSMLKMAELKGHTSRVLYMAQSPNGCTVASAAGDETLRFWNVFGTAQASKPAPTASTDPFAHVNRIR; encoded by the exons ATGGACGTGGGATCGTGGAGTTCTTCTCCCTCCAAGATCAAGTCCCGATTCTCCTTCCAAGATCGCCTCTTCCGCAGAAAGAATTCTCAGGAAAAT TTGGACAGGTTTATTCCTAATCGCTCTGCGATGGACTTCGATTACGCGCACTACATGCTCACAGAGGGGAATAAGAAGGGCAAAGAGAAAGAGAACCCTGTGGTGACATCACCGTCCCGAGAAGCATACCAGAAGCAACTCGCTGAGGCTTTCAACATGAATCGTACTCGAATCTTGGCGTTTAAGAACAAACCCCGAACGCCGGTTGAACTCATTCCCAGTTCCATCCTAaaccctcctcctcctcctcctaatTCCTCTAAGCCAAGACGGTACATTCCTCAG AGTTCGGAGAAGACGCTGGATGCTCCCGATATACTGGATGATTATTATTTGAATCTGTTGGACTGGGGCAGCGGCGATGTTCTGAGCATTGCCCTTGGAAACACGGTGTATCTATGGAATGCCTCTGATAGCTCCACTGCTGAACTTGTCACTGTGGATGAGGAAGATGGACCGGTTACAAGTGTTGCCTGGGCCCCCGATGGACGCCATGTAGCCATTGGTTTGAACAACTCTCATGTTCAGCTCTGGGATTCTCATGCTTCTAGGCTG CTAAGAACACTGAAGGGTGGACACCAAGCACGAGTGGGTTCACTGTCTTGGAACAATCATATCCTCACAACAGGAGGGATGGATGGTAGGATTGTTAACAACGATGTTCGAGTGAGGCATCACATTGTTGAATCTTACAGGGGACATCAACAGGAAATCTGTGGGCTCAGGTGGTCTCCCTCGGGACAACAATTGGCGAGTGGTGGCAACGATAATGTTATTCACATATGGGACAGGACTATGGTTTCTTCAAATTCACCGACCCATTGGCTTCACAGGTTTGAGGAGCATAGAGCTGCCGTGAAGGCACTAGCTTGGTGTCCATTCCAGGCAAATCTCCTAGCTTCTGGTGGAGGTGGGGGTGATCACTGCATTAAGTTCTGGAACACTCATACAGGGGCGTGCTTGAACTCTGTTGACACAGGCTCACAAGTGTGCGCTCTGCTGTGGAGCAAGAATGAGCGTGAGTTGCTTAGCTCTCATGGTTTCACCCAGAACCAGCTCGCTCTTTGGAAATACCCTTCAATGCTGAAGATGGCAGAGCTCAAGGGTCATACCTCCAGGGTGTTGTATATGGCACAAAGTCCAAACGGGTGTACTGTGGCCTCTGCAGCAGGGGACGAGACACTGAGATTTTGGAATGTCTTTGGGACTGCACAGGCTTCCAAACCTGCACCAACAGCTAGCACTGATCCATTTGCTCATGTGAACCGTATTCGTTGA
- the LOC100802030 gene encoding ABC transporter G family member 22 isoform X2 has product MLHGYQYSMFTDVTYKLVMKGITTTKEKDILKGITGSVNPGEVLALMGPSGSGKTSLLNLLGGRLIQCTIGGSITYNDQPYSKFLKSRIGFVTQDDVLFPHLTVKETLTYAALLRLPNTLRKEQKEKRALEVIEELGLERCQDTMIGGSYVRGISGGERKRVCIGNEIIINPSLLFLDEPTSGLDSTTALRIVQMLQDIAEAGKTVVTTIHQPSSRLFHKFDKLILLGKGSLLYFGKASDAMDYFQFIGCAPLIAMNPAEFLLDLANGNVNDISVPSELKDKVQMGNAEAETSNGKPSASVVQEYLVEAYDSRVAEIEKTKLMIPVPLDEELKSKVCSCKRQWGASWFEQFSILFSRGFRERRHDYFSWLRITQVLATAVILGLLWWQSDAKTPKGLQDQAGLLFFIAVFWGFFPVFTAIFTFPQERAMLTKERTTDMYRLSAYFVARTTSDLLLDLVLPVFFLLVVYFMANLRLGSGRFFFSILTVFLCIIAAQGLGLAIGATLMDLKRATTLASVTVMTFMLAGGFFVKKVPIFISWIRYISFNYHTYKLLLKVQYEHITPTIDGIRIDSGFTEVAALTAMVFGYRLLAYLSLRRMKLLAGN; this is encoded by the exons ATGTTACATGGCTATCAATATAGCATG TTCACAGATGTAACCTACAAGTTAGTGATGAAAGGCATAACTACAACTAAGGAGAAGGATATCTTGAAGGGGATCACTGGTTCTGTAAATCCTGGGGAAGTTTTAGCATTGATGGGTCCTTCAGGAAGTGGAAAGACATCTTTGTTAAATCTGCTAGGAGGAAGGTTGATTCAATGCACAATTGGTGGCTCTATCACTTACAATGATCAACCTTATTCCAAGTTCCTAAAGAGCAG GATTGGATTCGTGACACAAGATGATGTTCTGTTTCCTCACCTTACTGTAAAAGAAACATTGACTTATGCAGCCCTCCTAAGATTGCCAAATACATTAAGGAAAGAGCAAAAGGAAAAACGAGCTTTAGAAGTCATTGAAGAGCTGGGATTGGAGAG GTGCCAAGACACTATGATAGGAGGTTCCTATGTTCGAGGAATATCTGGTGGAGAGAGGAAGCGAGTTTGTATTGGCAATGAGATCATAATCAACCCTTCACTTCTGTTTCTTGATGAACCAACTTCTGGTTTGGATTCTACAACAGCCTTGAGGATAGTTCAGATGCTACAAGACATAGCAGAG GCTGGTAAAACCGTAGTGACAACAATCCATCAACCGTCAAGCAGACTCTTTCATAAATTTGATAAGTTGATCCTTCTAGGAAAAGGGAGCTTGCTTTACTTTGGAAAAGCATCTGATGCCATGGACTATTTCCAGTTTATAGGGTGTGCACCTCTTATTGCCATGAACCCAGCAGAGTTTTTATTAGACCTTGCAAATGGAAACGTAAATGATATTTCTGTGCCATCAGAGTTAAAGGATAAAGTGCAGATGGGAAATGCTGAAGCTGAAACATCCAATGGGAAACCATCAGCTTCAGTTGTACAAGAG TATCTGGTGGAGGCATATGATTCTCGAGTTGCAGAAATAGAGAAGACAAAGCTAATGATTCCTGTCCCCCTTGATGAAGAACTGAAGTCTAAGGTTTGTTCTTGTAAAAGACAGTGGGGAGCAAGTTGGTTTGAGCAATTTTCCATATTATTTTCTAGAGGATTCAGAGAACGGAGGCATGACTACTTTAGCTGGTTGAGAATCACCCAAGTTCTAGCCACTGCAGTCATCTTAGGATTACTCTGGTGGCAATCAGATGCTAAAACACCAAAAGGTTTGCAAGACCAG GCAGGACTGCTTTTCTTTATTGCTGTGTTTTGGGGATTCTTTCCTGTCTTCACTGCTATATTCACATTTCCTCAAGAGAGAGCTATGCTGACTAAGGAACGAACAACCGATATGTACAGACTAAGTGCATATTTCGTGGCCAGAACTACAAGTGACCTTCTACTAGACCTGGTGCTACCAGTGTTTTTCCTCCTTGTTGTTTATTTCATGGCCAATTTGAGACTCGGTTCAGGGCGTTTTTTCTTTAGTATTCTTACCGTTTTTCTCTGCATCATAGCAGCTCAG GGTCTTGGACTTGCTATTGGGGCTACACTAATGGACTTAAAAAGGGCAACAACTTTGGCTTCAGTAACTGTGATGACTTTCATGCTGGCTGGAGGTTTTTTTGTGAAG AAAGTCCCCATATTTATATCATGGATTCGCTACATATCTTTCAACTACCATACGTATAAACTTTTGCTCAAGGTTCAATATGAACACATTACACCTACCATTGATGGGATCAGAATTGACAGTGGATTCACAGAGGTTGCTGCTCTGACAGCCATGGTTTTTGGTTACCGTTTATTGGCATATCTTTCTTTGCGGCGGATGAAACTTCTAGCTggaaattaa
- the LOC100802030 gene encoding ABC transporter G family member 22 isoform X1, translating into MENASTSSSLARTKSDQLAVETVATTAEKSPPSAEGGGALSRKSSWRMTAAPSPGGGGGGRNTYIRKARSAQLKVEVDEVGSGVALSRASSASLGLSFSFTGFTLPPDEIADSKPFSDDDIPEDIEAGTPKPKFQTEPTLPIYLKFTDVTYKLVMKGITTTKEKDILKGITGSVNPGEVLALMGPSGSGKTSLLNLLGGRLIQCTIGGSITYNDQPYSKFLKSRIGFVTQDDVLFPHLTVKETLTYAALLRLPNTLRKEQKEKRALEVIEELGLERCQDTMIGGSYVRGISGGERKRVCIGNEIIINPSLLFLDEPTSGLDSTTALRIVQMLQDIAEAGKTVVTTIHQPSSRLFHKFDKLILLGKGSLLYFGKASDAMDYFQFIGCAPLIAMNPAEFLLDLANGNVNDISVPSELKDKVQMGNAEAETSNGKPSASVVQEYLVEAYDSRVAEIEKTKLMIPVPLDEELKSKVCSCKRQWGASWFEQFSILFSRGFRERRHDYFSWLRITQVLATAVILGLLWWQSDAKTPKGLQDQAGLLFFIAVFWGFFPVFTAIFTFPQERAMLTKERTTDMYRLSAYFVARTTSDLLLDLVLPVFFLLVVYFMANLRLGSGRFFFSILTVFLCIIAAQGLGLAIGATLMDLKRATTLASVTVMTFMLAGGFFVKKVPIFISWIRYISFNYHTYKLLLKVQYEHITPTIDGIRIDSGFTEVAALTAMVFGYRLLAYLSLRRMKLLAGN; encoded by the exons ATGGAAAATGCAAGTACGTCGTCTAGCTTAGCGAGAACGAAATCGGATCAGCTAGCAGTGGAGACGGTGGCAACGACAGCTGAGAAGTCGCCACCGTCGGCGGAGGGCGGTGGAGCCCTGTCAAGGAAATCGAGCTGGAGGATGACGGCGGCGCCATCGCCGGGTGGCGGCGGTGGTGGGAGAAACACATACATAAGGAAGGCAAGGAGCGCTCAGTTGAAGGTTGAGGTGGACGAGGTTGGCAGCGGCGTGGCTCTTAGCCGAGCTTCCAGCGCCAGCTTGGGCCTCTCATTCTCCTTCACCGGCTTCACTCTCCCTCCTGATGAAATCGCCGATTCCAAACCATTCAGCGACGATGATATCC CGGAGGATATTGAAGCTGGAACTCCTAAGCCAAAGTTTCAGACGGAACCTACTCTGCCAATATATCTAAAg TTCACAGATGTAACCTACAAGTTAGTGATGAAAGGCATAACTACAACTAAGGAGAAGGATATCTTGAAGGGGATCACTGGTTCTGTAAATCCTGGGGAAGTTTTAGCATTGATGGGTCCTTCAGGAAGTGGAAAGACATCTTTGTTAAATCTGCTAGGAGGAAGGTTGATTCAATGCACAATTGGTGGCTCTATCACTTACAATGATCAACCTTATTCCAAGTTCCTAAAGAGCAG GATTGGATTCGTGACACAAGATGATGTTCTGTTTCCTCACCTTACTGTAAAAGAAACATTGACTTATGCAGCCCTCCTAAGATTGCCAAATACATTAAGGAAAGAGCAAAAGGAAAAACGAGCTTTAGAAGTCATTGAAGAGCTGGGATTGGAGAG GTGCCAAGACACTATGATAGGAGGTTCCTATGTTCGAGGAATATCTGGTGGAGAGAGGAAGCGAGTTTGTATTGGCAATGAGATCATAATCAACCCTTCACTTCTGTTTCTTGATGAACCAACTTCTGGTTTGGATTCTACAACAGCCTTGAGGATAGTTCAGATGCTACAAGACATAGCAGAG GCTGGTAAAACCGTAGTGACAACAATCCATCAACCGTCAAGCAGACTCTTTCATAAATTTGATAAGTTGATCCTTCTAGGAAAAGGGAGCTTGCTTTACTTTGGAAAAGCATCTGATGCCATGGACTATTTCCAGTTTATAGGGTGTGCACCTCTTATTGCCATGAACCCAGCAGAGTTTTTATTAGACCTTGCAAATGGAAACGTAAATGATATTTCTGTGCCATCAGAGTTAAAGGATAAAGTGCAGATGGGAAATGCTGAAGCTGAAACATCCAATGGGAAACCATCAGCTTCAGTTGTACAAGAG TATCTGGTGGAGGCATATGATTCTCGAGTTGCAGAAATAGAGAAGACAAAGCTAATGATTCCTGTCCCCCTTGATGAAGAACTGAAGTCTAAGGTTTGTTCTTGTAAAAGACAGTGGGGAGCAAGTTGGTTTGAGCAATTTTCCATATTATTTTCTAGAGGATTCAGAGAACGGAGGCATGACTACTTTAGCTGGTTGAGAATCACCCAAGTTCTAGCCACTGCAGTCATCTTAGGATTACTCTGGTGGCAATCAGATGCTAAAACACCAAAAGGTTTGCAAGACCAG GCAGGACTGCTTTTCTTTATTGCTGTGTTTTGGGGATTCTTTCCTGTCTTCACTGCTATATTCACATTTCCTCAAGAGAGAGCTATGCTGACTAAGGAACGAACAACCGATATGTACAGACTAAGTGCATATTTCGTGGCCAGAACTACAAGTGACCTTCTACTAGACCTGGTGCTACCAGTGTTTTTCCTCCTTGTTGTTTATTTCATGGCCAATTTGAGACTCGGTTCAGGGCGTTTTTTCTTTAGTATTCTTACCGTTTTTCTCTGCATCATAGCAGCTCAG GGTCTTGGACTTGCTATTGGGGCTACACTAATGGACTTAAAAAGGGCAACAACTTTGGCTTCAGTAACTGTGATGACTTTCATGCTGGCTGGAGGTTTTTTTGTGAAG AAAGTCCCCATATTTATATCATGGATTCGCTACATATCTTTCAACTACCATACGTATAAACTTTTGCTCAAGGTTCAATATGAACACATTACACCTACCATTGATGGGATCAGAATTGACAGTGGATTCACAGAGGTTGCTGCTCTGACAGCCATGGTTTTTGGTTACCGTTTATTGGCATATCTTTCTTTGCGGCGGATGAAACTTCTAGCTggaaattaa
- the LOC100802030 gene encoding ABC transporter G family member 22 isoform X3 — protein sequence MKGITTTKEKDILKGITGSVNPGEVLALMGPSGSGKTSLLNLLGGRLIQCTIGGSITYNDQPYSKFLKSRIGFVTQDDVLFPHLTVKETLTYAALLRLPNTLRKEQKEKRALEVIEELGLERCQDTMIGGSYVRGISGGERKRVCIGNEIIINPSLLFLDEPTSGLDSTTALRIVQMLQDIAEAGKTVVTTIHQPSSRLFHKFDKLILLGKGSLLYFGKASDAMDYFQFIGCAPLIAMNPAEFLLDLANGNVNDISVPSELKDKVQMGNAEAETSNGKPSASVVQEYLVEAYDSRVAEIEKTKLMIPVPLDEELKSKVCSCKRQWGASWFEQFSILFSRGFRERRHDYFSWLRITQVLATAVILGLLWWQSDAKTPKGLQDQAGLLFFIAVFWGFFPVFTAIFTFPQERAMLTKERTTDMYRLSAYFVARTTSDLLLDLVLPVFFLLVVYFMANLRLGSGRFFFSILTVFLCIIAAQGLGLAIGATLMDLKRATTLASVTVMTFMLAGGFFVKKVPIFISWIRYISFNYHTYKLLLKVQYEHITPTIDGIRIDSGFTEVAALTAMVFGYRLLAYLSLRRMKLLAGN from the exons ATGAAAGGCATAACTACAACTAAGGAGAAGGATATCTTGAAGGGGATCACTGGTTCTGTAAATCCTGGGGAAGTTTTAGCATTGATGGGTCCTTCAGGAAGTGGAAAGACATCTTTGTTAAATCTGCTAGGAGGAAGGTTGATTCAATGCACAATTGGTGGCTCTATCACTTACAATGATCAACCTTATTCCAAGTTCCTAAAGAGCAG GATTGGATTCGTGACACAAGATGATGTTCTGTTTCCTCACCTTACTGTAAAAGAAACATTGACTTATGCAGCCCTCCTAAGATTGCCAAATACATTAAGGAAAGAGCAAAAGGAAAAACGAGCTTTAGAAGTCATTGAAGAGCTGGGATTGGAGAG GTGCCAAGACACTATGATAGGAGGTTCCTATGTTCGAGGAATATCTGGTGGAGAGAGGAAGCGAGTTTGTATTGGCAATGAGATCATAATCAACCCTTCACTTCTGTTTCTTGATGAACCAACTTCTGGTTTGGATTCTACAACAGCCTTGAGGATAGTTCAGATGCTACAAGACATAGCAGAG GCTGGTAAAACCGTAGTGACAACAATCCATCAACCGTCAAGCAGACTCTTTCATAAATTTGATAAGTTGATCCTTCTAGGAAAAGGGAGCTTGCTTTACTTTGGAAAAGCATCTGATGCCATGGACTATTTCCAGTTTATAGGGTGTGCACCTCTTATTGCCATGAACCCAGCAGAGTTTTTATTAGACCTTGCAAATGGAAACGTAAATGATATTTCTGTGCCATCAGAGTTAAAGGATAAAGTGCAGATGGGAAATGCTGAAGCTGAAACATCCAATGGGAAACCATCAGCTTCAGTTGTACAAGAG TATCTGGTGGAGGCATATGATTCTCGAGTTGCAGAAATAGAGAAGACAAAGCTAATGATTCCTGTCCCCCTTGATGAAGAACTGAAGTCTAAGGTTTGTTCTTGTAAAAGACAGTGGGGAGCAAGTTGGTTTGAGCAATTTTCCATATTATTTTCTAGAGGATTCAGAGAACGGAGGCATGACTACTTTAGCTGGTTGAGAATCACCCAAGTTCTAGCCACTGCAGTCATCTTAGGATTACTCTGGTGGCAATCAGATGCTAAAACACCAAAAGGTTTGCAAGACCAG GCAGGACTGCTTTTCTTTATTGCTGTGTTTTGGGGATTCTTTCCTGTCTTCACTGCTATATTCACATTTCCTCAAGAGAGAGCTATGCTGACTAAGGAACGAACAACCGATATGTACAGACTAAGTGCATATTTCGTGGCCAGAACTACAAGTGACCTTCTACTAGACCTGGTGCTACCAGTGTTTTTCCTCCTTGTTGTTTATTTCATGGCCAATTTGAGACTCGGTTCAGGGCGTTTTTTCTTTAGTATTCTTACCGTTTTTCTCTGCATCATAGCAGCTCAG GGTCTTGGACTTGCTATTGGGGCTACACTAATGGACTTAAAAAGGGCAACAACTTTGGCTTCAGTAACTGTGATGACTTTCATGCTGGCTGGAGGTTTTTTTGTGAAG AAAGTCCCCATATTTATATCATGGATTCGCTACATATCTTTCAACTACCATACGTATAAACTTTTGCTCAAGGTTCAATATGAACACATTACACCTACCATTGATGGGATCAGAATTGACAGTGGATTCACAGAGGTTGCTGCTCTGACAGCCATGGTTTTTGGTTACCGTTTATTGGCATATCTTTCTTTGCGGCGGATGAAACTTCTAGCTggaaattaa